Proteins encoded in a region of the Cyclopterus lumpus isolate fCycLum1 chromosome 23, fCycLum1.pri, whole genome shotgun sequence genome:
- the spx gene encoding spexin: MKGLRAVTITYVLTLLLLASFISQSWSAPKGSFQRRNWTPQAMLYLKGTQGRRFISEDRKEGDVYDTLHLETRSQNTEKLSVDQAATVLLHFLQQAREGADENPDEVYFQELPVWKREYF; the protein is encoded by the exons ATGAAA GGTCTAAGGGCCGTCACCATAACATACGTCCTCACGCTGTTACTGCTGGCGTCCTTTATCTCGCAGTCGTGGAGCGCCCCGAAG GGCTCTTTCCAGCGGAGGAACTGGACCCCGCAGGCGATGCTCTACCTCAAGGGCACTC AGGGCCGAAGGTTCATCTCAGAGGACCGAAAAGAAGGAGACGTCTATGACACATTACACCTAG agaccCGCAGTCAGAACACAGAGAAGCTGAGCGTGGATCAGGCCGCCACCGtcctgctccacttcctgcaGCAGGCCAGAGAGGGAG CCGATGAAAACCCAGATGAGGTGTATTTCCAGGAGCTGCCGGTGTGGAAGAGAGAATACTTCTGA